The genomic region GGCAGAGGGGCAGAGGGGCAGAGGGGCAGAGGGGCAGAGGGGCAGAGGGGCAGAGGGGCAGAGGGGCAGAGGAGAAAAGAAATAAAAATGTTCTTAATTGAACAAAAGCATAACAACTCCGAAAAAGCCCTATTTATACGGAATCCGCTTCAATGACCCCTCTTATCTTGACCTGCTGTTGAGACGTTTCATGAAACGTTTCTACAATGTTGGGCTCTCCCCTGCGCCTTTGCGCCCCTGCTTCCCTGCTTGTTTCAAGGCGCGGTAGAGTCACCGTAAACGTGGCTCCCTGGCCTTCTCCTGCACTTTCTGCGCCGACGTTTCCGCCGTGCAGTTCTACTAAGTGATGGACTATAGCCAATCCCAGTCCGAGTCCGCCGTATGACCTTGTGGTTTGGCCATCAGCCTGACGAAAGCGATCGAAAACATAAGGAAGAAAATCTGGAGGGATACCAATGCCTGTGTCAATCACCTTTATTTGGGCGCGGTCACCAGCACACTCCAGTTGCACCTTGACCTTTCCTCCTTCAGGCGTGAATTTGATCGCATTGGAGAGTAAATTCCAGACAATTTGCTGTAAGCGGTTGGGATCGCCTGAGACGGTATTTATTACTGTATCAAGTTCGGTTTCCAATTTAATTGCTTTACTTTCGGCTTGAGGAGACATGGCATCGATCGCGCCTTTAATAATTGCTGTAAGATTAACTGTGCATATATTCAGACGCAGCTTGCCCCGGATGATGCGCGAAACATCCAAGATGTCCTCGATCAATTGCGCTTGTAACTTGGCGTTGCGTTCGATAGTTTCTAGGGCGCGAGTAGTCGTCTCTTCATCAAAATTGCGAGTGCGGAGCAGGCGAGCCCATCCCAGTATGGAGTTAAGGGGAGTGCGGAGTTCGTGGGAGAGGGCTGCTAGAAATTCGTCTTTCAAACGGTTCGCTTGCTCAGCTTCCTGTCGCTTTATCTGTTCGCGAAGCAACTTATTGCTTTCTTCCTCAGCTTGCTTGCGATCGGTGATATCTTCTACCGATACCACATGACCTACAGGATTACCTCGATCGGAAAGCATGGGAGACGATCGCACGCTAACCCAATGAATAATGCCGGGAGGGGTTTGGAAGCGAAACTCGTCGGAGTATTCATTGCCTCGATGTGTGTAGGCAAACCAATCTACTTTTACCCGTTCTCGGTCTTCCCAATACACTGACTCTAACCAACCGTTTCCTAAGCTTTGCTCTAAAGTAAAGCCACAGATAGCTTGGCAGCGCGGGTTGGTGTAGGTACAGTGCCCTTCAATATCTGTCAGAAAAATACCCACTGGGGAGGATGCACTCAAACAGCGAAACCGCTCTTCACTTTCCCTAAGTTCGCTGTTGATGGCTGCAAGTTGTGCTGCTTGTCGTTCGATCTTCTCAGTCTTCTTGAACAGGTCAACAAACACGACTACTTTCGATTTCAATATTTCTGGGTCGATCGGTTTGAGCAGATAATCTACTGCGCCCAAAGAATAGCCTTTGAAGACGAAGGAGTCGCTGGTGCTAAATGCTGTGAGGAAAATAATCGGGGTCTGGCGCGATCGCTCTCGCAGTCGAATTAGCGTTGCCGTTTCAAATCCATCCATCCCTGGCATTTGAACGTCAAGTAGAATCACAGCAAAATCTTGCCTGAGCACACATTTCAAGGCTTCTTCACCCGAATGGGCTTTTACCAGATTCTCACCTAGACTGTCTAGTATTGCCTCTAGCGCTAGCAGATTTTCTGGATGGTCGTCAACCATCAAAATGTTTACTTTTTCTTCATTTTTCATTGGTCATTAGGGGAAGAAGGGGCTAGGGAAGTCAAAAGTCAAAAGTCAAAAGTCAAAAGTCAAAATAAAAAAGAAGAAAGGGGCTAGGGAAGTCAAAAGTCAAAAGAAAAAAGGGGCTAAAGGCTAGGGGCTAAAGGCTAGGAGCTAGGGAAGAAGGAAGAATCCTTCTTTCTTCTTTTGACTTTTGACTTTTGACTTTTGACTTTTGACTTTTCTACCCCCTACTTATAGAGCCAGACGCGCAGCAGCGAGAGCAATTGGTCTGTATCGACGGGTTTAGTGATGTAGTCTGATGCGCCTGCTTCGATGCACTTTTCGCGATCGCCTTTCATGGCTTTAGCTGTGAGGGCAATCATCGGCAACCCTTTGAATTGAGGGATTTGGCGGATAGCTCGCATTGTCTCGTATCCGTCCATTTCTGGCATCATCACATCCATCAAGACGATATCGATGTCTGGAGTACTCCGCAAAATGGCAATGCCATCCCTACCATTTTCCTTATAAATCACCTGCATCTGATGGCGTTCTAGCATACTGGCGAGAGCAAAGATGTTACGCATATCGTCGTCTACGATCAGTACTTTCTTATTAGTAAGTACGCGATCTGTTTTGTGCAGTTGTTCCAGCATCTCTCGCTTGGGTGCGGGCAAGTTTGCCTGAACTCGGTGCAGGAACAAAGCTGTTTCATCTAAGAGAGACTCTGGAGTGTGTACTTCTTTGAGCGGAGTAGTCTGGGCAATGCGCTTGAGTTCAGTTTCTTGAACGAGCGAAAGTTTTTTATCGGTATAAACTACGATCGGTAAAGACCTTAAATTTCCTGCTTCTACATTTCTTGACTCCTGCTTGATGCTAGAGATTAATTCAAATCCGTTCATATCCGGCAAGTTCAAATCCAGCACCAAACAATCAAATTGTCCTGACTTGAGCGCTTCCAGTGCTGCTGCGCCAGTGCCGACGGCTGTAGTGGAGACATCGCTGTTGCCAATTAACTCCACTATGGTGTGGCGTTGATCTTCGTTATTTTGCACTACCAGCAGGTTTTTTACAGGGCGCTGAATAAAAGTTTTGATTTGAGTCAGTGCCTTGGACAGTGCCTCGCTGGTGACGGGTTTTTGCAGATACGATACTGCTCCCAATTGCAAGCCCCGCTGCCGCCCGTCTGCCACTGAAATGATGTGGACGGGAATATGACGAGTACTGGGGTCGTGCTTTAAGCGATCGAGTACCGTCCAGCCATCCATTGTGGGCAGCATAATATCCAGAACTAGAGCATTTGGCTTGTATTCCCGCGCCATTGACAGACCCGTTTCGCTACGCAACGCTACCAGCACTTTAAAGCCTTGCTGTCTTGCCATATCTAACAGGATGCGGGCAAAGTTGATGTCATCTTCCACAATCAGCAATACGATATCGCCCGGTTGGATATCGCCTCGATCGTCAACAAGCGATGTCGGTTGAGCCTTTTGCGAATCCAATGAAGCTGATATTGGCTCCAGGGCCTTCGGTTGTAAGGTTGCCAGCCCATCCGTTGCAGGCAACGATGAAGGCGATCGCGTCGGTAGGGCCGGGGACGGGAAATATGAAGATAGGAGCGGTTGACGGGTCAGGGGTAGCTCAGAGAAATTGCTCCGTAGCTCTTGATAAGGCTTATCTGCGGGATCTTCGGAACCCGAATGGTTTTGGGGTAAGTAGAGGGTGAAGGTACTGCCTACGCCTACTTTGCTGACTAACTGAATTTCTCCGCCCAGGAGATGGGCAATTTCCCGGCTGATGGACAAACCCAGCCCGGTGCCGCCATATTTGCGGCTGGTGGTACCATCGGCTTGCTGAAATGCCTCAAAAATTATTTTCTGTTTGTCGTTAGGGATGCCGATGCCGGTATCGGTGACGGCAAAGGCCACAACGCTAGAGGCGCGATTCAAAGTTTCGTTGTCCTGACTCCAACCTCCAGTCTCTATAGCAGTCCGCAGGGTGACGCTACCCTGTTCGGTAAATTTAAATGCGTTGGAGAGCAAGTTTTTCAATACTTGCTGCAATCTCTTCGAGTCGGTATATATTGCCCTGGGCAGTTGAGTATCTAAATCGATCGCGAAGGTGAGAGTTTTATCCTGTGCCACTTGTCGAAAGGTACGCTCTATCTGCTCTCTAAGTTCTGTGAACAGCATCATATCTATTTCAATTGACATGGTGCCGGATTCAATTTTTGCCAAATCTAGGATGTCGTTAATTAGCCCCAACAAATCTGTACCTGCTGAATAGATTGTGCGGGTATATTCGACTTGCTTAATTGACAAATTGCCCTCAGTGTTATCGGCCAGCAACCGAGCCAAAATGAGCAAGCTGTTCAGGGGTGTCCGCAATTCGTGAGACATATTAGCCAGGAATTCTGACTTGTACTTGGAACTCAAAGCCAATTGCGCGGCTTTCTCTTCCAAAGATCTGCGTGCCTGTTCGATCTCGTTGTTCTTGCGTTCGACTTCCTTGTTTTGTAACTCTAACAACCGGCTTCTTTCTTCTAGTTCTTCATTAGTTTGTTGTAATTGTTCTTGCTGTTTTTTGAGCAATTCTTCCGATGTTTTGAGAGATTGGGCTTGTTGTTCCAATCGCTTGTTAGTTTCTCGCAGTTCCGCTTGTTGGGTTTGCAGTTCTTCTGCGAGTGCTGTGGATTGCTTGAGCAATTCTTCAGTCCGCATACTGGCGGCAATTGTGTTCAAGACGATCGCAATGCTTTCGGTAAGCTGATCGAAGAATGTGAGGTGAATTTCGCTGAAGCGGCGGAAGGAGGCGAGTTCAATGACTGCGGTTACTTGGCCTTCAAATAGTACTGGTAAGACGACTGCGTTTAAAGGTGTGGATTCTCCCAGACCGGAACTAATTTTGATATAGTTATCTGGCACTTCGGTCAGGAGGATGCGTTCTTTTTCCAGGGCGCATTGTCCCACCATTCCTTGGCCCAACTCGAAGCGGTTAGATAGCTGTTTGCGTTCGCGATAAGCGTAGGTGCTGAGAAGTTTGAGATACGCCTGATGGTCGCCTGCTTCCATGAGGTAGAAGACGCCGTGTTGTGCGGAAACCAGGGGTGCGAGTTCGGAGAGTATGAGTTTGGAGACTGTTTCCAAATCTCTTTGTCCCTGCAACATTCGGGTAAATTTGGCTAGGTTGGTCTTCAACCAGTCTTGTTCGGTGTTCTTCTGGGTGGTTTCGCGCAGGTTGGCAATCATCTGGTTGATGTTGTCTTTGAGGATGGCGACTTCGCCTTCTGCTTGGACGGCGATCGATCGCGTCAGGTCGCCCTTGGTGACGGCTATAGCCACTTCTGCGATCGCACGCACCTGCGTCGTCAAATTCGCCGCCAGTTCGTTCACGTTGTCCGTCAGCGCCCGCCAAATACCCGCCGCACCAGGCACTTTCGCTTGTCCGCCTAACTTACCTTCAATTCCCACCTCTCGCGCCACAGTGGTAACTTGATCCGCAAATGTTGCCAGCGTATCGATCATCTCGTTGATCGTATCCGCTAAAGTCTCAATTTCTCCCTTCGCTTCCAACATCAATTTTCGCTTCAAATCCCCATTGGCAACTGCCGTCACCACTCGCGCAATCCCCCGCACTTGGGCAGTCAAATTACCCGCCATCGAATTAACGTTGTCGGTCAAATCTTTCCAAGTTCCCGCAACCCCTTTAACATCCGCTTGGCCCCCCAACTTTCCTTCCGTACCCACCTCCCTAGCCACCCGCGTTACTTCGGAAGCAAAAGACGAAAGCTGATCCACCATCACGTTGATAGTGTTTTTCAGTTCCAGAATCTCGCCTTTCACATCGACAGTAATTTTCTTAGACAAGTCGCCATTTGCCACCGCCTTCGTCACTTCAGCAATGTTCCGCACTTGGGCTGTCAAATTACCCGCCATCGAATTAACGTTGTCGGTCAAATCTTTCCAAGTTCCCGCCACACCCCGAACATAAGCTTGTACCCCCAACTTACCTTCCGTTCCCACTTCCCTCGCCACCCGCGTTACTTCCGATGCGAAGGAATTCAGTTGATCCACCATTGTGTTGACGGTGTTTTTCAACTCTAAAATTTCGCCTTTCACATCGACAGTAACTTTCTTTGATAAGTCACCATTTGCTACAGCTGTCGTCACTTCGGCGATGTTCCGCACTTGGGCTGTCAAGGAACCCGCCATAAAGTTTACCGAGTCGGTCAAATCTTTCCAAGTTCCCGCGACACCTTTTACTTCTGCTTGTACGCCTAACTTCCCTTCCGTTCCCACTTCCCTTGCAACCCGCGTTACTTCAGAAGCAAAGGAATTCAGTTGATCCACCATTGTGTTGACGGTGTTTTTCAGATCCAAAATTTCGCCTTTAACATCGACAGTAATTTTCTTAGAAAGGTCGCCATTTGCTACAGCTGTTGTCACTGCGGCAATATTCCGTACTTGGGCTGTTAAAGAACCTGCCATGAAGTTCACGCTGTCCGTCAAATCTTTCCAGGTTCCCGCCACCCCCCGGACATCAGCTTGTACCCCCAGTTTGCCTTCACTCCCCACTTCCCTAGCAACCCGCGTTACTTCAGAAGCAAAGGAACTAAGTTGATCCACCATGATATTTATGGTGTTTTTCAACTCCAAAATTTCGCCTTTTACCTGCACGGTAATTTTCTTAGAAAGGTCGCCGTTAGCAATAGCGGTTGCTACTTCTGCAATGTTACGTACTTGTCCGGTCAGATTTCCCGCCATCGAGTTAACGTTATCGGTTAAATCTTTCCAAGTTCCGGCTACTCCTCTGACTTCTGCTTGTACCCCTAATTTTCCTTCCGTTCCTACTTCTCTTGCTACCCGCGTTACTTCTGATGCAAAGGAAGAAAGTTGGTCAACCATCGTGTTAATGGTGTTTTTCAGATCCAATATTTCGCCTTTAACATCGACCGTTATTTTCTTAGACAAGTCGCCGTTAGCAATAGCTGTCGCCACTTCGGCAATGTTACGTACTTGTCCGGTCAGATTTCCCGCCATTAAGTTAACTGAATCGGTCAAATCTTTCCAAGTTCCGGCTACACCCCTGACTTCTGCTTGTACTCCTAATTTTCCTTCTGTTCCTACTTCTCTTGCCACCCGCGTTACTTCACTTGCGAAGGAGTTGAGTTGATCCACCATTGTGTTGACGGTGTTTTTCAATTCCAGAATTTCGCCTTTCACATCTACTGTAATTTTTTTAGACAAGTCGCCATTTGCTACTGCGGTGGTGACTTCGGCAATGTTCCGTACTTGGGCTGTCAGATTGCCTGCCATGAAGTTCACCGAATCGGTCAAATCTTTCCAAGTTCCGGCGACGCCTTTTACTTCTGCTTGTCCGCCTAATTTTCCTTCTGCGCCTACTTCTCTTGCTACCCGCGTTACTTCTGATGCAAATGAAGAAAGCTGGTCAACCATGATGTTGACGGTATTTTTTAGTTCTAAAATTTCGCCTTTAACATCTACTGTAATTTTTTTAGATAAATCGCCATTTGCTACTGCGGTGGTAACTTCGGCAATATTCCGCACTTGGGCTGTGAGATTGCCTGCCATTAAGTTAACTGAATCAGTCAAATCTTTCCAGGTTCCGGCGACGCCTTTTACTTCTGCTTGTCCGCCTAATTTTCCTTCTGTTCCTACTTCTCTTGCTACCCGCGTTACTTCTGATGCGAAGGAGTTGAGTTGATCCACCATCGTGTTGACGGTGTTTTTCAATTCCAGAATTTCGCCTTTAACATCTACTGTAATTTTCTTAGACAAGTCGCCATTTGCTACTGCTGTGGTCACTTCGGCAATGTTCCGCACTTGGGCTGTCAGATTACCTGCCATCA from Argonema galeatum A003/A1 harbors:
- a CDS encoding ATP-binding protein codes for the protein MKNEEKVNILMVDDHPENLLALEAILDSLGENLVKAHSGEEALKCVLRQDFAVILLDVQMPGMDGFETATLIRLRERSRQTPIIFLTAFSTSDSFVFKGYSLGAVDYLLKPIDPEILKSKVVVFVDLFKKTEKIERQAAQLAAINSELRESEERFRCLSASSPVGIFLTDIEGHCTYTNPRCQAICGFTLEQSLGNGWLESVYWEDRERVKVDWFAYTHRGNEYSDEFRFQTPPGIIHWVSVRSSPMLSDRGNPVGHVVSVEDITDRKQAEEESNKLLREQIKRQEAEQANRLKDEFLAALSHELRTPLNSILGWARLLRTRNFDEETTTRALETIERNAKLQAQLIEDILDVSRIIRGKLRLNICTVNLTAIIKGAIDAMSPQAESKAIKLETELDTVINTVSGDPNRLQQIVWNLLSNAIKFTPEGGKVKVQLECAGDRAQIKVIDTGIGIPPDFLPYVFDRFRQADGQTTRSYGGLGLGLAIVHHLVELHGGNVGAESAGEGQGATFTVTLPRLETSREAGAQRRRGEPNIVETFHETSQQQVKIRGVIEADSV
- a CDS encoding HAMP domain-containing protein, with amino-acid sequence MQTEQLVTDNSDNLDIKELLKILVAVKKGNFSARMPIDKTGVAGKIADTLNDIIELNQRMSKELERVSTVVGKDGKITQRASLGSAGGSWAESVNSVNTLITDLVQPTAETARVIRAVANGDLSQTIPTEIEGRPLKGEFLQTAQIVNTMVAQLSSFASEVTRVAREVGTEGKLGVQAEVKGVAGTWKDLTDSVNMMAGNLTAQVRNIAEVTTAVANGDLSKKITVDVKGEILELKNTVNTMVDQLNSFASEVTRVAREVGTEGKLGGQAEVKGVAGTWKDLTDSVNLMAGNLTAQVRNIAEVTTAVANGDLSKKITVDVKGEILELKNTVNIMVDQLSSFASEVTRVAREVGAEGKLGGQAEVKGVAGTWKDLTDSVNFMAGNLTAQVRNIAEVTTAVANGDLSKKITVDVKGEILELKNTVNTMVDQLNSFASEVTRVAREVGTEGKLGVQAEVRGVAGTWKDLTDSVNLMAGNLTGQVRNIAEVATAIANGDLSKKITVDVKGEILDLKNTINTMVDQLSSFASEVTRVAREVGTEGKLGVQAEVRGVAGTWKDLTDNVNSMAGNLTGQVRNIAEVATAIANGDLSKKITVQVKGEILELKNTINIMVDQLSSFASEVTRVAREVGSEGKLGVQADVRGVAGTWKDLTDSVNFMAGSLTAQVRNIAAVTTAVANGDLSKKITVDVKGEILDLKNTVNTMVDQLNSFASEVTRVAREVGTEGKLGVQAEVKGVAGTWKDLTDSVNFMAGSLTAQVRNIAEVTTAVANGDLSKKVTVDVKGEILELKNTVNTMVDQLNSFASEVTRVAREVGTEGKLGVQAYVRGVAGTWKDLTDNVNSMAGNLTAQVRNIAEVTKAVANGDLSKKITVDVKGEILELKNTINVMVDQLSSFASEVTRVAREVGTEGKLGGQADVKGVAGTWKDLTDNVNSMAGNLTAQVRGIARVVTAVANGDLKRKLMLEAKGEIETLADTINEMIDTLATFADQVTTVAREVGIEGKLGGQAKVPGAAGIWRALTDNVNELAANLTTQVRAIAEVAIAVTKGDLTRSIAVQAEGEVAILKDNINQMIANLRETTQKNTEQDWLKTNLAKFTRMLQGQRDLETVSKLILSELAPLVSAQHGVFYLMEAGDHQAYLKLLSTYAYRERKQLSNRFELGQGMVGQCALEKERILLTEVPDNYIKISSGLGESTPLNAVVLPVLFEGQVTAVIELASFRRFSEIHLTFFDQLTESIAIVLNTIAASMRTEELLKQSTALAEELQTQQAELRETNKRLEQQAQSLKTSEELLKKQQEQLQQTNEELEERSRLLELQNKEVERKNNEIEQARRSLEEKAAQLALSSKYKSEFLANMSHELRTPLNSLLILARLLADNTEGNLSIKQVEYTRTIYSAGTDLLGLINDILDLAKIESGTMSIEIDMMLFTELREQIERTFRQVAQDKTLTFAIDLDTQLPRAIYTDSKRLQQVLKNLLSNAFKFTEQGSVTLRTAIETGGWSQDNETLNRASSVVAFAVTDTGIGIPNDKQKIIFEAFQQADGTTSRKYGGTGLGLSISREIAHLLGGEIQLVSKVGVGSTFTLYLPQNHSGSEDPADKPYQELRSNFSELPLTRQPLLSSYFPSPALPTRSPSSLPATDGLATLQPKALEPISASLDSQKAQPTSLVDDRGDIQPGDIVLLIVEDDINFARILLDMARQQGFKVLVALRSETGLSMAREYKPNALVLDIMLPTMDGWTVLDRLKHDPSTRHIPVHIISVADGRQRGLQLGAVSYLQKPVTSEALSKALTQIKTFIQRPVKNLLVVQNNEDQRHTIVELIGNSDVSTTAVGTGAAALEALKSGQFDCLVLDLNLPDMNGFELISSIKQESRNVEAGNLRSLPIVVYTDKKLSLVQETELKRIAQTTPLKEVHTPESLLDETALFLHRVQANLPAPKREMLEQLHKTDRVLTNKKVLIVDDDMRNIFALASMLERHQMQVIYKENGRDGIAILRSTPDIDIVLMDVMMPEMDGYETMRAIRQIPQFKGLPMIALTAKAMKGDREKCIEAGASDYITKPVDTDQLLSLLRVWLYK